A part of Diceros bicornis minor isolate mBicDic1 chromosome 32, mDicBic1.mat.cur, whole genome shotgun sequence genomic DNA contains:
- the ANKRD11 gene encoding ankyrin repeat domain-containing protein 11 isoform X4 — protein MESRRTRTQMPPAQSMSWYCKAGSLLEAPWHEMEVPRSKKKEKQGPERKRIKKEPVTRKAGLLFGMGLSGIRAGYPLSERQQVALLMQMTAEESANSPVDTTPKHPSQSTVCQKGTPNSASKTKDKVNKRNERGETRLHRAAIRGDARRIKELINEGADVNVKDFAGWTALHEACNRGYYDVAKQLLAAGAEVNTKGLDDDTPLHDAANNGHYKVVKLLLRYGGNPQQSNRKGETPLKVANSPTMVNLLLGKGTYTSSEESSTESSEEEDAPSFAPSSSVDGNNTDSEFEKGLKHKAKNPEPQKTVTPVKDEYEFDEDDEQDRVPPVDDKHLLKKDYRKETKSNSFISIPKMEVKSYTKNNTIAPKKAAHRILSDTSDEEDISVPVGTGEKLRLSAHTILPSNKTREPLNSKQQKEKNKVKKKRKKETKGKEVRFGKRNDKFCSSESESESSGSGEDDRDSVGTPGGLKESPLVLKDPSLFSSLSASSTSSHGSSAAQKQNPGHTDQHAKHWRTDNWKTISSPAWSEVSSLSDSTRTRLTSESDCSSEGSSVESLKPMRKKQEHRKRGTLSEKKNSFHSNMDGAIPKLDKEGKVVKKHKTKHKHKNRERGLCSVSQELKLKSFTYEYEDSKQRSDKAILLDNDISTENKLKVLKHDRDHFKKEEKLSKMKSEEKEWLFKDEIIKVSKDDKSLRRIRDMNKDVSRPFREEKDRSNKAEKEKLVKEKSPKEEKLRLYKEERKKKSKDRPSKLEKKNDFKEDKISKEKEKTFKEDKEKLKKEKVYREDSAFDDYCNKSQFLENEDTKFSLSDDQQDRWFSDLSDSSFDFKGEDSWDSPVTDYRDIKNDSVARLILETVKEDSKEKKRENRTREKRDYSEKRSDKDAFFRKKDRDYLDKNSEKRKDQIEKHKSIPSYLAEKDKKRRESAEGGRDRKDRDLSDICRDRKDPIEGTKERKDGRVKPEEAYREDLKEYGCESVFKDRSDCDFGKSLEPWERHHPVREKEKKDGLEKEKKEKIKLEKYKDKSSDKDKNEKSILEKCQKEKEFDKCFKEKKDTKEKHKDIHSKDKERKASFDQVKEKKEKSFSGVISEDFSEKKDEKKGKEKSWYIADIFTDESEDEKDDYMASGFKIGEASEVQRADGLQEKDEGREPHPPDRHRKHLADRQHSEKPKEKEPKEKRKDKGAMEGGKDKKEKTFEKHKEKKDKESTDKYKDRKDRTSVDSTQEKKNKQKPPEKVEKKPCAEDKAKSRHRERPDKEHGRERKVSKGAELERSLLEKLEEEALRECREDSHDRASEVSSDSFTDRGQDLGPSALLDAAAPEPPEEKVKDSCSQEKLKEKERHRHSSSSSKKSHDRERVKKEKSEKKDKGEDYKETGSRRDSSQCEKDFLDADAYSISYNTKADIEDELEKTMEFFSTEKKDKNDSEREPSKKIEKELKPYGSGTINVLKERRRREKHREKWREEKEKHRDKHGDGVPKHPRDEHRSAAKDKDSPPSSLRERSKDESLKLSETKLKEKFKENPEKEKGDSVKLSNGNEKLPPSKDPGRKDIRPREKLLGDGDLMMTSFERMLSQKDLEIEERHKRHKERMKQMEKMRHRSGDPKLKERVKPAEDVRKKSLDVPPKKPLGLDPAFKDKKLKEAAPAPPAAENKPHLGPAVDTRDWLAGPHMKEVLPASPRPDQNRPTGVPAPASVVSCPSYEEAMHTPRTPSCSTDDYPDLVFDCTDPPPISSTAASACSPSFFDRFSGAASGISETPSQTPTRPVCTNLYRSVSVDIRRTPEEEFSVGDKLFRQQSVPAASSYDSPGQHLEDKAPVPPGPAEKFACLSPGYYSPDYGIPSPKADGLHCPPAAAVHVTPSPEGAFSGLQAKSPASHRDELLAPSMEGTLPPDLGIPLDATEDQQATAAIIPPEPSYLEPLDEGPFNTVITEEPVEWAHTATSEQDLSSSLIGTTPENPVSWPMGSDLLLKSPQRFPESPKHFCPAESLPAAPGPFGATEPPYPVSPASYPLSVTEPELEEVKDAAVEAIPAAISTSEEPAPFAPPSRLESFFSNCKSLPEAPSDVPPEPACMTTVAQVDALGPLENNFLENGHNLSVLGQVEPVPWPDAFTPAEDELDLGPFSLPELPLQTKDVSDVETEPVEESPLVPPENTPAGDPVVLNSGDVAASAAEEQLVLPPDQADPRLPAEPKPLEEPKPDVMLEATVEAGAASEGRAPEDSNVSLGPVPALPDQRPPGSIDEEAEGQDPSAASHSAPDAPVGCSAQVDGAGPHDNAGLEGPPSSVLPEAPEPEPKPTAEAPKVPKVEEIPQRMTRNRAQMLANQNKHSSPPSEKEPAPAPRAKGRGSEEEDPQAQHPRKRRFQRSSQQLQQHMNTSTQQTREVIQQTLAAIVDAIKLDDIEPYHSDRSNPYFEYLQIRKKIEEKRKILCYITPQAPQCYAEYVTYTGSYLLDGKPLSKLHIPVIAPPPSLAEPLKELFKQQEAVRGKLRLQHSIEREKLIVSCEQEILRVHCRAARTIANQAVPFSACTMLLDSEVYNMPLESQGDENKSVRDRFNARQFISWLQDVDDKYDRMKVCGEQLLSPAGGQTSVGPHLEPSSKTCLLMRQQHEAAALNAVQRMEWQLKVQELDPAGHKSLCVNEVPSFYVPMVDVNDDFVLLPA, from the exons ATGCCTCCAGCTCAGTCCATGTCGTGGTACTGCAAGGCTGGTTCGCTCCTCGAAGCGCCATGGCATGAAATGGAGGTTCCTAGAAGCAAGAAGAAAG AGAAGCAGGGTCCTGAGCGGAAGAGGATTAAGAAGGAGCCTGTCACCCGGAAGGCTGGGCTGCTGTTTGGCATGGGGCTGTCTGGGATCCGGGCTGGCTACCCACTCTCCGAGCGCCAGCAGGTGGCTCTCCTCATGCAGATGACAGCCGAGGAGTCTGCAAACAGCCCAG tagatacaacaccaaagcacCCCTCCCAGTCGACAGTGTGTCAGAAGGGGACGCCTAACTCTGCCtcaaaaaccaaagacaaagtaAACAAGAGAAACGAGCGTGGGGAGACCCGCTTGCACCGAGCTGCCATCCGGGGGGACGCCCGGCGCATCAAGGAGCTCATCAACGAGGGGGCAGACGTCAACGTCAAGGATTTCGCAG GCTGGACAGCGCTGCATGAGGCCTGTAACCGGGGCTACTACGACGTCGCAAAGCAGCTGCTGGCTGCCGGTGCGGAGGTGAACACCAAAGGCCTGGATGACGACACACCCCTGCACGACGCTGCCAACAACGGGCACTACAAG GTGGTGAAGCTGTTGTTACGGTATGGAGGAAATCCTCAGCAGAGCAACAGAAAAGGAGAGACGCCACTGAAGGTGGCCAACTCCCCGACCATGGTGAACCTCCTGTTAGGCAAGGGCACCTACACGTCCAGTGAAGAGAGCTCGACCG AGAGCTCAGAGGAGGAAGATGCCCCGTCGTTCGCACCTTCTAGTTCAGTTGACGGCAATAACACAGACTCTGAATTTGAAAAAGGCCTAAAGCACAAGGCTAAGAATCCAGAGCCCCAGAAAACTGTGACCCCTGTCAAGGATGAGTATGAGTTTGACGAGGATGATGAGCAGGACAGAGTCCCTCCAGTGGATGACAAACACTTACTGaaaaaggattacagaaaggaaaCTAAAtcaaatagttttatttctataCCCAAAATGGAAGTGAAAAGTTACACTAAAAATAACACGATTGCACCAAAGAAAGCAGCTCATCGCATCTTATCAGACACATCGGACGAGGAGGACATCAGTGTCCCTGTGGGGACAGGAGAGAAACTGAGACTCTCTGCACACACGATATTGCCCAGCAACAAAACACGGGAACCTTTGAATTCCaaacagcagaaggaaaaaaataaagtgaaaaagaagcgaaagaaagaaacaaaaggcaaagaAGTGCGGTTTGGGAAAAGGAACGACAAGTTCTGCTCCTCGGAGTCAGAGAGTGAGTCCTCGGGGAGCGGCGAGGACGACAGGGACTCGGTGGGGACTCCTGGCGGCCTTAAGGAGTCCCCGCTGGTGCTGAAGGACCCCTCCCTGTTCAGCTCCCTGTCCGCCTCCTCCACCTCGTCTCATGGGAGCTCCGCCGCCCAGAAGCAGAACCCCGGTCACACAGACCAGCACGCCAAGCACTGGCGGACAGACAATTGGAAAACCATTTCTTCTCCTGCCTGGTCGGAGGTTAGTTCTTTATCAGACTCCACAAGGACGAGACTGACAAGCGAGTCTGACTGCTCCTCTGAGGGCTCCAGTGTGGAATCGCTGAAGCCAATGAGGAAGAAACAGGAGCACAGGAAGAGGGGCACCCTGTCTGAGAAAAAGAACTCCTTCCACTCCAACATGGACGGCGCCATTCCCAAGCTGGACAAGGAGGGGAAAGTAGTcaagaaacacaaaacaaaacataaacacaaaaacagagagagagggctGTGTTCAGTCAGTCAGGAACTCAAACTGAAAAGTTTCACTTATGAGTATGAGGACTCCAAACAGAGGTCAGATAAGGCTATACTATTAGACAATGATATTTCCACTGAAAATAAGTTAAAAGTATTGAAGCATGATAGAGACCActttaagaaagaagagaaacttAGCAAAATGaagtcagaagaaaaagaatggctCTTTAAAGATGAGATAATCAAGGTCTCCAAAGATGACAAATCGCTCAGAAGAATCAGAGACATGAATAAAGACGTGAGCAGGCCTTTCCGAGAAGAAAAAGACCGTTCGAATAAAGCTGAAAAGGAGAAATTAGTGAAGGAAAAGTCTCCAAAAGAGGAAAAACTGAGACTatacaaagaggaaagaaagaaaaagtccaaAGACAGGCCCTcaaaattagagaaaaagaatgattttaaagaggataaaatttcaaaagagaaggagaagactttcaaagaagataaagaaaaacttaaaaaagaaaaagtttatagGGAAGATTCTGCTTTTGATGACTATTGTAACAAAAGTCAGTTTTTGGAGAACGAAGACACCAAATTCAGCCTTTCTGATGATCAGCAAGACAGGTGGTTTTCTGACTTGTCCGATTCGTCCTTTGATTTCAAAGGGGAAGATAGTTGGGATTCTCCGGTGACAGACTACAGGGACATTAAAAATGACTCTGTGGCAAGGCTGATCTTGGAAACGGTGAAAGAGGACAGTAAGGAGAAGAAACGGGAGAACAGAACCCGGGAGAAGCGAGACTATAGCGAAAAGCGGAGTGACAAAGATGCTTTCTTTAGAAAGAAAGACAGGGACTATCTGGATAAGAACTCTGAGAAGAGGAAAGACCAAATTGAAAAGCACAAAAGTATCCCCAGCTATCttgcagaaaaagacaaaaagaggaggGAGTCTGCTGAAGGCGGGCGAGACAGAAAGGACAGGGATCTGAGCGACATCTGCAGGGACAGGAAGGACCCCATCGAGGGCACCAAGGAGCGGAAAGATGGCCGAGTGAAGCCCGAGGAGGCATACAGGGAGGACCTGAAGGAGTACGGCTGTGAGAGTGTCTTCAAGGACAGGTCTGACTGCGACTTTGGGAAGAGTCTGGAGCCTTGGGAAAGGCATCATCccgtgagagagaaggagaagaaagacggcctcgagaaggagaagaaagaaaaaataaaattggaaaaatataaagacaAGTCCAGTGACAAAGATAAAAACGAAAAATCAATCCTTGAAAAatgtcagaaggagaaagaatttgataaatgttttaaagagaaaaaagatactaAGGAAAAGCATAAAGATATACAtagcaaagacaaagaaagaaaagcgTCTTTTGAccaggttaaagaaaaaaaggagaagagttTCTCTGGAGTTATCTCAGAagacttctctgaaaaaaaagatgaaaaaaagggTAAAGAGAAAAGCTGGTATATCGCAGATATATTCACAGATGAAAGTGAAGATGAAAAAGATGATTATATGGCAAGCGGATTCAAAATCGGAGAGGCCAGTGAAGTGCAACGGGCAGATGGGCTCCAGGAGAAAGACGAGGGGAGGGAGCCTCACCCCCCGGACAGGCACCGGAAGCACTTGGCAGACAGGCAGCACTCGGAGAAGCCGAAAGAGAAAGAacccaaagaaaagagaaaggacaaaGGAGCCATGGAAGGGgggaaagacaagaaagaaaagacctttgaAAAGCACAAAGAGAAGAAGGATAAAGAGTCCACAGACAAATACAAGGACAGGAAAGACCGGACATCAGTTGACTCcactcaggaaaagaaaaacaaacagaagcctCCTGAGAAGGTGGAGAAGAAGCCCTGCGCTGAAGACAAGGCCAAGAGCAGGCACCGGGAGAGGCCAGACAAGGAGCACGGCCGGGAGAGGAAGGTGTCGAAAGGCGCTGAGCTGGAAAGGAGCCTGCTggagaagctggaggaggaggcGCTACGGGAGTGCAGGGAGGACTCCCACGACAGAGCCAGCGAGGTGTCCTCCGACAGCTTCACTGACCGCGggcaggacctgggccccagTGCCCTCCTGGACGCGGCTGCCCCAGAGCCCCCTGAGGAGAAGGTCAAGGACAGCTGCTCCCAGGAGAagctgaaggagaaggagaggcacaggcactcctcctcctcatccaaGAAAAGCCACGATCGAGAGAGAGTCAAGAAGGAAAAGTCCGAGAAGAAAGACAAGGGTGAGGATTATAAGGAGACTGGCAGCAGGAGGGACTCCAGCCAGTGTGAAAAGGATTTCCTGGATGCTGACGCCTACAGTATTTCCTACAACACGAAAGCTGACATAGAAGACGAATTAGAAAAAACCATGGAATTTTTTTCTAccgaaaagaaagacaaaaatgattCTGAAAGAGAACCttccaagaaaatagaaaaggaactGAAGCCTTATGGATCTGGTACCATCAACGTCctaaaggagagaaggagaagagagaagcaccgggagaagtggagagaggagaaggagaaacacAGGGACAAGCACGGGGACGGTGTCCCGAAACATCCCCGGGATGAGCACAGGTCTGCAGCCAAAGACAAGGACAGCCCTCCAAGTTCTCTTAGAGAGAGGTCCAAGGACGAGAGCCTGAAGCTCAGTGAGACCAAGCTGAAGGAGAAGTTCAAGGAGAAtccagagaaggagaagggagactCGGTGAAGCTCAGCAATGGAAATGAGAAGTTACCACCGTCCAAAGACCCGGGCAGGAAGGACATCAGGCCCAGAGAGAAGCTTCTGGGAGATGGCGATCTGATGATGACTAGCTTTGAGAGAATGCTATCCCAGAAAGACCTGGAGATTGAAGAGCGCCACAAACGGCACAAGGAGAGAATGAAACAGATGGAGAAGATGAGGCACAGGTCTGGAGACCCTAAGCTCAAGGAGAGGGTGAAGCCAGCTGAGGACGTGCGGAAGAAGAGTCTGGATGTCCCTCCAAAGAAGCCGCTGGGGCTGGACCCTGCCTTTAAAGACAAGAAGCTCAAGGAGGCAGCTCCTGCTCCTCCAGCTGCCGAGAATAAGCCCCACCTGGGACCAGCTGTGGACACCAGAGACTGGTTGGCGGGACCTCATATGAAAGAGGTCTTGCCCGCTTCTCCCAGGCCTGATCAGAACCGGCCCACTGGGGTCCCTGCTCCTGCGTCGGTGGTGTCCTGCCCCAGCTACGAGGAGGCGATGCACACGCCCAGGACTCCGTCCTGCAGCACTGACGACTACCCCGACCTCGTGTTCGACTGCACAGACCCCCCGCCCATCTCCAGCACAGCTGCCAGCGCCTGTTCCCCCTCCTTTTTTGACAGGTTCTCCGGGGCAGCGAGTGGAATTTCAGAAACCCCTAGCCAGACACCCACGAGGCCTGTGTGCACAAACCTTTATCGTTCAGTCTCCGTTGATATCAGGAGGACCCCTGAAGAAGAATTCAGCGTTGGGGACAAGCTATTCAGACAGCAGAGTGTCCCCGCTGCGTCCAGTTACGATTCACCAGGACAGCACTTGGAGGACAAGGCCCCTGTGCCCCCAGGTCCTGCTGAGAAGTTTGCGTGCTTGTCTCCGGGATATTATTCCCCGGACTACGGCATCCCCTCCCCCAAAGCGGACGGTCTACACTGCCCGCCCGCAGCCGCAGTGCATGTCACCCCTTCCCCAGAGGGCGCCTTCTCTGGTTTACAAGCAAAGTCCCCCGCTTCACACAGAGATGAGCTGTTGGCCCCGTCCATGGAGGGAACCCTTCCCCCTGACTTGGGCATTCCCCTGGACGCCACAGAGGACCAGCAGGCCACTGCTGCCATCATCCCCCCGGAGCCCAGCTACCTGGAGCCCCTGGATGAGGGCCCCTTCAACACGGTCATCACGGAGGAGCCGGTAGAGTGGGCGCACACTGCTACCTCGGAGCAGGATCTCTCTTCCAGCCTCATTGGGACCACCCCCGAAAACCCTGTCAGCTGGCCCATGGGGTCAGACCTTCTGCTAAAGTCGCCACAGAGATTCCCAGAGTCCCCAAAACATTTCTGTCCTGCAGAGTCCCTCCCTGCTGCCCCGGGGCCCTTCGGTGCCACAGAGCCCCCTTACCCAGTGTCCCCTGCCTCATACCCTCTGTCGGTCACTGAGCCAGAACTCGAGGAAGTCAAGGATGCTGCAGTGGAAGCAATCCCGGCCGCCATTTCCACTTCAGAAGAACCAGCTCCTTttgcccctccctccaggctggaGTCTTTCTTCAGTAACTGCAAGTCACTTCCAGAAGCGCCCTCCGATGTGCCCCCAGAGCCTGCGTGTATGACCACCGTGGCTCAGGTGGACGCTCTTGGGCCCCTGGAAAATAACTTCCTAGAAAACGGTCACAACCTGTCTGTCCTTGGCCAGGTGGAGCCAGTGCCCTGGCCTGATGCCTTCACCCCCGCTGAGGACGAATTAGATCTGGGACCCTTCTCGCTGCCAGAGCTTCCTCTTCAAACTAAGGATGTTTCCGACGTCGAAACAGAACCTGTAGAAGAGAGTCCTCTTGTTCCTCCAGAAAATACTCCTGCAGGGGACCCCGTGGTCCTGAACAGTGGGGATGTTGCTGCATCAGCTGCCGAGGAGCAACTCGTGCTGCCTCCTGACCAGGCGGACCCCCGGCTCCCTGCCGAGCCCAAGCCCCTGGAGGAGCCGAAGCCGGACGTGATGCTGGAAGCCACAGTGGAAGCAGGGGCCGCGTCGGAGGGGAGGGCTCCCGAGGACTCCAACGTCAGCTTGGGACCTGTGCCGGCCCTCCCGGACCAGCGTCCACCAGGGAGTATTGACGAGGAGGCCGAGGGCCAAGATCCCTCGGCTGCATCCCACAGTGCACCTGACGCCCCTGTGGGCTGCTCGGCACAGgtggatggggctggcccccacgaCAATGCCGGGCTTGAGGGGCCTCCGAGCAGTGTCCTGCCCGAAGCTccagaaccagaacccaaacccaCTGCCGAAGCCCCGAAGGTCCCCAAGGTGGAGGAGATCCCCCAGCGCATGACCAGGAACCGGGCTCAGATGCTGGCCAACCAGAACAAGCATAGCTCACCCCCTTCTGAGAAGGAGCCCGCCCCTGCCCCCAGAGCGAAGGGCCGTGGCTCGGAGGAGGAGGACCCCCAGGCCCAGCACCCGCGCAAACGCCGCTTCCAGCGCTCCAGCCAGCAGCTGCAACAGCACATGAACACGTCCACACAGCAGACGCGGGAGGTGATCCAGCAGACCCTGGCCGCCATCGTGGATGCCATCAAGCTGGACGACATCGAGCCCTACCACAGCGACAGGTCCAACCCGTACTTTGAATACTTGCAGATCAGGAAGAAAATCGAAGAGAAGCGGAAGATCCTTTGCTACATCACCCCGCAGGCGCCCCAGTGCTACGCCGAGTACGTCACCTACACGGGCTCCTACCTCCTGGATGGCAAACCGCTCAGCAAGCTGCACATCCCTGTG ATCGCACCCCCTCCCTCGCTGGCGGAGCCCCTGAAAGAGCTGTTCAAGCAGCAGGAGGCTGTGAGGGGGAAGCTGCGTCTCCAGCACAGCATCGAGCGG GAAAAGCTGATCGTCTCCTGTGAACAAGAGATCCTGCGGGTTCACTGCCGGGCGGCGAGGACCATCGCGAACCAGGCGGTGCCGTTCAGCGCCTGCACCATGTTGCTGGACTCCGAGGTCTATAACATGCCGCTGGAAAGCCAG GGAGACGAGAACAAGTCAGTGCGGGATCGGTTCAACGCCCGCCAGTTCATCTCCTGGCTCCAGGATGTGGACGACAAGTACGACCGCATGAAG GTGTGCGGGGAGCAGCTCCTGTCACCAGCTGGCGGTCAGACCTCTGTGGGACCCCACCTTGAGCCCTCCTCAAAG ACGTGTCTCCTGATGCGACAGCAGCATGAGGCTGCGGCCCTCAATGCTGTGCAGAGGATGGAGTGGCAGCTGAAGGTCCAGGAGCTGGACCCTGCCGGGCACAAGTCCCTATGTGTGAATGAGGTGCCCTCCTTCTACGTGCCCATGGTTGACGTCAACGATGACTTCGTGCTTCTGCCAGCCTGA